Proteins encoded by one window of Clostridium bornimense:
- a CDS encoding C-terminal binding protein: MKIVICDYPDVLIRDLDYEKKLLQDNITDAEIVIYQYKDNKEEFIEVVKDADAILTAFLPIDKEIIDKAKKLKCISINAVGYDTVDVIEASKKKISVLVINEYCTQEVADHTLSLILSLERGIKHYINDIDRKHIWQYQSIDGLRRLEDETLGIFGFGKIGQAVAKRALAFGMKVVVVDPYVDKEKAKSLGVEIVDEEYILEYADIISNHMSQNNENKDYFNRYRFSKMKRSPIFINVGRGGSVNESDLLEALDMGIVRGAGLDVLKEENPNLEINELINRENVIITPHAAFYSEKSMRSLQKISCENIIYYFNGEMNKVSRVVNIKKDKS; this comes from the coding sequence ATGAAAATAGTAATTTGTGATTATCCGGATGTTTTGATTAGGGATCTTGATTATGAAAAGAAACTTCTTCAAGATAATATAACGGATGCAGAAATAGTTATTTATCAGTATAAAGATAATAAAGAGGAATTTATTGAAGTTGTTAAAGATGCTGATGCAATTTTAACAGCATTCTTACCAATTGATAAAGAAATTATTGATAAAGCAAAAAAATTAAAATGTATTTCTATTAATGCAGTGGGGTATGACACCGTTGATGTTATAGAAGCTTCAAAAAAGAAAATTTCAGTTTTAGTTATTAATGAATACTGTACACAAGAAGTTGCAGATCATACATTATCATTAATATTATCACTTGAAAGAGGTATCAAGCATTATATTAATGATATTGATAGAAAGCATATATGGCAATATCAATCAATTGATGGTTTGAGGAGATTAGAAGATGAGACTTTAGGAATATTTGGATTTGGAAAAATAGGTCAAGCTGTAGCTAAGAGAGCTTTAGCTTTTGGAATGAAAGTAGTAGTTGTAGATCCATATGTAGATAAAGAGAAGGCTAAAAGTTTAGGAGTAGAAATAGTAGATGAAGAGTATATTTTAGAATATGCAGATATAATTAGTAATCATATGAGCCAAAATAATGAGAATAAAGATTATTTTAATAGATATAGATTTAGCAAGATGAAGAGAAGTCCTATATTTATTAATGTAGGTAGAGGTGGAAGTGTTAATGAGAGTGACTTACTGGAAGCTTTAGATATGGGAATAGTGAGAGGTGCTGGTTTAGATGTGTTAAAAGAGGAAAATCCCAATTTAGAAATTAATGAACTTATAAATAGAGAAAATGTAATTATTACTCCTCATGCAGCATTTTACTCTGAAAAATCAATGAGGAGTTTACAAAAAATCTCCTGTGAAAATATTATTTATTATTTTAATGGTGAAATGAATAAAGTATCTAGAGTAGTAAATATAAAAAAGGATAAATCTTAA
- the hisC gene encoding histidinol-phosphate transaminase — translation MSKFLIDRFSNLEPYVPGEQPKEKKYIKLNTNEAPYPPSPNVVDAIDKVVVAGLNLYCDPDTTKLTKIIADFYDVDFNEVFIGNGSDEVLALIMMAFVDEKTKVCFPDITYGFYRVFSKSFDLDAKEVPLKDDFTIDINDYINCGRNIIIANPNAPTGLVLTHEEIEKILISNQDRVVVIDEAYVDFGSKSCIELLDKHPNLIVVQTFSKSRNLAGARIGFAIASKEIIEDLNKMKFSITPYNINTMSQIAGVESVKDNDYFEKCNNKVIATRERTKKELRKLGFRVTDSKTNFIFVTHDSISGKEYYSELRKHGILTRHFNDKRINEYVRISIGTDEEMDKVIEVTKKILYEAVNYNFVVGK, via the coding sequence ATGAGTAAATTTTTGATAGATAGATTTTCAAATTTAGAACCTTATGTTCCAGGAGAACAACCAAAGGAGAAAAAATATATTAAATTAAATACTAATGAGGCGCCATATCCACCATCACCTAATGTGGTAGATGCAATAGATAAGGTTGTAGTTGCAGGATTAAATCTTTATTGTGATCCAGATACAACAAAACTTACAAAAATAATAGCAGACTTTTATGATGTTGATTTTAATGAAGTTTTTATAGGAAATGGATCAGATGAAGTTTTAGCATTAATTATGATGGCATTTGTCGATGAAAAAACTAAAGTGTGTTTTCCAGATATAACTTATGGCTTTTATAGAGTATTTTCAAAGTCTTTCGATTTAGATGCAAAAGAAGTGCCTCTAAAAGATGATTTTACAATTGATATAAATGACTATATAAATTGTGGTAGAAATATAATTATTGCAAACCCTAATGCACCAACAGGATTAGTATTAACACATGAAGAAATAGAAAAGATTTTAATATCAAATCAAGATAGAGTTGTAGTAATTGATGAGGCTTATGTAGATTTTGGTAGTAAGTCCTGCATTGAACTTTTAGATAAACATCCTAATTTAATTGTTGTGCAAACTTTTTCTAAATCAAGAAACTTGGCTGGAGCACGGATAGGTTTTGCTATTGCATCAAAAGAAATAATAGAGGATCTAAATAAAATGAAATTTTCTATTACTCCATATAACATAAATACGATGTCACAAATAGCAGGAGTAGAGTCTGTAAAAGACAATGATTACTTTGAAAAGTGCAATAATAAAGTAATAGCTACTAGAGAAAGAACTAAAAAGGAATTAAGAAAGCTTGGATTTAGAGTTACCGATAGTAAAACTAATTTTATTTTTGTAACACATGATTCTATTAGTGGTAAAGAATATTATAGTGAACTAAGAAAACATGGTATATTAACTAGACATTTCAATGATAAAAGAATAAATGAGTATGTAAGAATTTCAATTGGAACTGATGAAGAAATGGATAAAGTTATAGAAGTGACTAAGAAAATACTATATGAAGCTGTGAATTATAACTTTGTAGTAGGAAAATAG
- a CDS encoding aminotransferase class III-fold pyridoxal phosphate-dependent enzyme, translating to MFKKLIDPYSVAAIIMEPIQGEGGYIVPPVEFVKYVRKVCDDYGIMLIFDEVQTGFGRTGKMFAQEHFGVKPDIFTTAKAIASGFPLGAVIAKKEYMEKWPAGAHGGTFGGNPVACAAALATIDILENGAIENAEKMGSYFKSQLMKLKEKHSCIGDVRGLGLMLAIEMIDEKGEPNSVLTKKVIEGALDNKLLLLSCGCDKNVIRFIAPTIVTKKEIDIAVGILDKVLKSF from the coding sequence ATGTTTAAGAAGTTAATAGACCCATATTCAGTTGCAGCGATAATAATGGAGCCGATTCAAGGGGAAGGTGGATATATAGTTCCGCCAGTAGAATTTGTTAAGTATGTAAGAAAAGTATGTGATGACTATGGAATAATGCTTATTTTTGATGAAGTACAAACTGGCTTTGGTAGAACTGGTAAAATGTTTGCACAAGAGCATTTTGGAGTGAAACCAGATATATTTACTACAGCAAAGGCTATAGCCTCTGGATTTCCGCTTGGTGCTGTAATTGCTAAGAAAGAATATATGGAAAAGTGGCCAGCAGGAGCTCATGGAGGTACTTTTGGTGGAAACCCCGTAGCATGTGCCGCTGCTTTGGCTACAATTGATATCTTAGAAAATGGAGCTATTGAAAACGCTGAGAAAATGGGGTCATATTTCAAAAGTCAATTGATGAAGTTGAAGGAGAAGCATAGTTGTATAGGTGATGTAAGAGGATTAGGTCTTATGTTAGCAATAGAGATGATAGATGAAAAAGGGGAACCTAATTCAGTGCTGACTAAAAAAGTAATAGAAGGTGCACTAGATAATAAATTATTACTACTATCATGTGGATGTGATAAAAATGTTATAAGGTTTATCGCTCCTACTATAGTTACAAAAAAAGAAATAGATATAGCGGTGGGAATTTTAGATAAGGTATTAAAAAGCTTTTAA
- a CDS encoding M20/M25/M40 family metallo-hydrolase — translation MFNEILELTKRLVSISSINNTEGEKEIACYIERYLKEIPYFKKYSNRVFVQKLDDKLDRRNVFALIKGKKGNSKDTIILHGHMDTVGVDDFAQLKDVAFNCDDLMNRLKELELDKEVKEDLESGNWLFGRGACDMKSGVAVFMVVVKYLSERVKDIKGNILLSINPVEENLHTGIIKALEVFKNLQEKEGLVYKLAINNDYICPLYEGDITKYIYTGAVGKLLPCFYIQGKETHVGQCFEGFDASMIASELIREMNLNPDYCNEYDNEYTLPPSVLKMKDLKEHYNVQTSYSSFVYFNYFVHNETIDETIAKLKNAAKIAFENVLSIINKRYEKYCNITEMNCSKIHYDGEILDYNNLFKLAKESYSGDLQEYIDDIRENSIARNMDKREIPLEIVKNLMIVAGIQKPTIVIFFAAPYCPHNTLKDEIQLEKEIYDDVFSIAKKVGIEEKENYKMMRFFPSLSDSSYLKVDDNNNSIDKLISNFPEYKNIYDVPIRDIKKLNIPAVNYGCFGKDAHKWTERVYMPYSFEVLPKLIIKTIEHYLIRE, via the coding sequence ATGTTTAATGAGATATTGGAGTTAACAAAAAGATTAGTCAGTATTTCAAGTATCAATAATACAGAAGGAGAAAAAGAAATTGCTTGCTATATAGAAAGATATTTAAAAGAAATACCTTATTTCAAAAAATATAGTAATAGAGTTTTTGTTCAAAAGTTAGATGACAAACTTGATAGAAGAAATGTATTTGCACTAATAAAAGGAAAAAAGGGAAATAGTAAAGATACAATTATTTTACATGGTCATATGGATACTGTAGGTGTAGATGATTTTGCACAATTAAAAGATGTTGCATTTAATTGTGATGACCTTATGAACAGATTAAAAGAATTAGAGTTGGATAAAGAAGTAAAAGAAGATTTGGAATCAGGAAACTGGCTTTTCGGTAGAGGGGCTTGTGATATGAAAAGTGGCGTAGCAGTGTTTATGGTAGTAGTGAAATACCTTAGTGAAAGAGTTAAAGATATTAAGGGAAATATACTTTTATCTATAAATCCTGTAGAAGAAAATTTGCATACAGGAATAATTAAGGCATTGGAAGTATTTAAGAATCTACAAGAGAAAGAAGGACTTGTATATAAATTAGCTATTAACAATGACTATATATGTCCACTTTATGAAGGAGATATAACAAAATATATTTATACCGGTGCAGTAGGAAAGTTATTACCTTGTTTTTATATACAAGGTAAGGAAACTCATGTAGGACAATGTTTTGAAGGATTTGATGCATCTATGATAGCTAGTGAACTTATAAGAGAGATGAATCTTAATCCGGATTATTGTAATGAATATGATAATGAATATACATTGCCACCTTCTGTATTAAAAATGAAAGATTTAAAGGAACATTATAATGTACAAACCTCATATTCATCTTTTGTCTATTTTAATTATTTTGTTCACAATGAAACGATAGATGAAACTATTGCAAAATTGAAGAATGCTGCAAAGATAGCTTTTGAAAATGTATTATCAATTATTAATAAGAGATATGAAAAATATTGCAATATTACTGAGATGAATTGTTCAAAAATTCATTATGATGGTGAGATTTTAGATTATAATAATCTATTTAAATTAGCAAAGGAATCCTATAGTGGAGATCTTCAAGAATATATAGATGATATTAGAGAAAATTCTATAGCAAGGAATATGGATAAGAGGGAAATTCCTTTAGAGATTGTTAAAAATCTTATGATTGTTGCTGGAATACAAAAACCTACAATAGTTATCTTTTTTGCAGCACCATATTGTCCTCATAATACTCTTAAAGATGAAATTCAGTTGGAGAAGGAGATTTATGATGATGTATTTAGTATTGCAAAGAAGGTAGGAATTGAAGAAAAGGAAAATTACAAGATGATGAGATTTTTCCCAAGTTTAAGTGATAGTAGTTACTTAAAAGTAGATGATAATAATAATTCTATAGATAAACTTATAAGTAATTTTCCAGAGTATAAGAACATTTATGATGTACCAATAAGGGATATAAAGAAACTTAATATACCAGCTGTAAATTATGGATGTTTTGGTAAAGATGCTCATAAGTGGACTGAAAGAGTATACATGCCTTATTCTTTTGAAGTTTTACCAAAGTTAATAATAAAAACAATAGAACACTATTTGATTAGAGAATAA
- a CDS encoding GntR family transcriptional regulator translates to MKTLGAIKRNPTLADKAYEIIKEAIIANELKPGQILTEEGLAEKLQISRTPIKSALLRLVYEEIAEYNGSKNVVVSDITEKSIEDITIVRKSLEPLAVSLLENRITKSEIKDLKKTHIEQLHTIDENNKEFIDLDYKFHTKIAELTGNTFLSDMVKKANLTTKRFLIL, encoded by the coding sequence ATGAAAACATTAGGGGCTATAAAGAGAAATCCTACATTAGCAGATAAGGCTTATGAAATTATTAAAGAAGCTATAATAGCTAATGAGCTTAAACCGGGACAAATACTTACAGAAGAGGGGTTAGCAGAAAAATTACAGATAAGTAGAACACCAATTAAATCTGCACTGCTTAGATTAGTATATGAGGAGATAGCAGAATATAACGGTAGCAAAAATGTAGTAGTGTCTGATATCACAGAAAAAAGTATAGAAGATATAACTATAGTAAGAAAATCACTAGAGCCATTAGCAGTATCATTGTTAGAAAATAGAATAACAAAGAGCGAGATTAAAGACCTTAAGAAGACACATATAGAGCAACTTCATACAATAGATGAAAATAATAAGGAGTTTATTGATTTAGATTATAAATTTCACACTAAGATAGCAGAATTAACAGGTAATACTTTTTTAAGTGATATGGTAAAAAAGGCGAATCTTACAACAAAGAGATTTTTGATATTATAA